taatacatgGAATTGAAGATAATAtcatgctctatgagctcatgattagcacggattttttcaatcaatcgttgaaaagttataagaccaAAAAGATAAAGAAATCTGAGCTGGAAGGGGTTTTCTTAAAATGTGCCCCCTGCgagagctcatacctagaaaactaagagatattgaaaaatgttgaaaatcaaACTCGTAGGATTATGtataagctttaattttgtattttaataaaatttctgaaagacgcatattgttcgagatatatgcaaaaaaccTAAATaaggtactttcaaaccacctccACCCCCTTAGTACTGGGgataggagtgaggacttttgatatgtttacccccttactatccttaaaagagctgcggggtcaaaaaatgtgttccaaacttttccctctataatctttcgttgactggactacaatGTAATCACAGCCGTTCTCGTAATCCGTTCCACATACATACTGACCTACTGATATACGGAAATGGCTTGTTTTATAGAATAGGATTAAATTTGGTAGCTTTCTATGGAACATCTTTCCTTACTAGTTTCACCGCAGCATTGCAGTGGCAttctagaaaaaaattgtaaatattttttattaaatgaattgaCATATTGATCAAAGTCAACTTATTACACTTTCAGGTACACTTAAACAGATTTCTAGATTCGGATTTGAGTGCTCATGAACGAAGTAAAAGTGAAGAAATAAAACCTTCGGAAACTTGATGCCTTATTATTGCCTTTGTGGTAAGTTGACAAAAACAacaacaccttttccaactgtatttgagaaagtatcaattgtaattgagaatagtcatttgtatttgagaaaacatcagatgtaaatgataataatcaattgtatttgagaagtcatcacttgtaattgagaatagtgaattttatttgagaaagcatcatttcaatttgagaacatactatttgaaatcgagaagttgtcagttgtaatttggaaatgattttataaaaccagtacttccagtacttatatttttcataactgtactcatatgaaataatatatttaatatttcaataaaagtttagttattgaataaaacattattttcaagccccaaaatccattgaagaattgccgaattgttcgatcaagagattcaattgattgatgataaagttcaattgcgccgtaaccatagagaatttgatcttcatcaattgcaatgtttcacaaaatgttttacatacatgaaaataatactcatttatcattcgtaaacagtacaggggaattactttcaccattgaaaatattaattttcccccatgcaaagcctatgggtagtaattggaatactgtgtacctacatagtacagtatcctttcctgctcaaatcaaacctgtagcCTACAGAAGATTCACGACtaatcaattggaaaattttctcgttttcaatttatatcttctcatttacatttgacgatttctcaaaaacaattcactattctcgattacatgtgatgacttcccaaatacaatttactattctcatctacatctgacAGTCTCTCAATTACAGTGagtattctcaaatacaattgataccttctcaaattaactttatactttctcaaatacaattggaaattatttaattaatagtttttttaattttatcaatttttttactgCTTTTTGGATATGCAAGGAATAGTTGAAACTGTaagatttattatattcaatatcgTGTAgggtttattttatttcatgatataaaggggttaggcccggttgcacaaaagccggttaaattttaaccgtgattaattcaactagaaccaatcagagaagccgtcttatcaaaaaggccttctctcaTTGATTCTCGTGAATtgtctctgattggctctcgtggaattaatcacgattaaaatttaaccggcttttgtgcaaccggcacttgaatattgaaagtgaaatttcaataataataaaattgaaaatagatttaAGGCACAAAGATATTGATATAGTTATGATAATTCCACAAACTATTTTGCACTGAAAAAAGTAAAGCTGATTGTTTTGTTTTCAACGTGAATCCCTCTAATCTGTGCTGTATTTAGGTTAGTTACTATATCTGAACAGTGTGGCCAAGGTGAATCTTATTTTCTATTGACTGATCGCTTCAGCGGCCCAAGTTGTATTCAGTAGAGCAACGGTTATCCTGACGTCCGCTGGgtgatataaaaaaataaaatcccCGAAAACCTAACCTATTCTGTATTGCTGATTGGTCCGCCGAAATCAAGGTgcagtacaatattttttaataaaatatttgaattactGTAACTTATTGAATTAGACATGGTGTCTGATTCAATATTAGTATGTGAATAGTGTATAAGAATAGATAAGTGTATACAAGTCAGTCATATTACTTACATTTCACACGTTCTACTAAGTACTGTAGGCCAGAATACACTAAGTTTTAATTACACTTAAGAACTAGAGTAAAACAGAGTAAAGATTATCCGGATAAACAGTTAATCCGGATTATGCATAAATTAATCCGGATAGTCGGTGCTCTGCTGTATGTCAGTCCCAACTGAAATGCACAAAAATActactgattgattgatttttgataTATTAAGCAAATCTAGCAATATAAAACTTCAttatcaaattgtttttttttcaggatTTTAGCTATACCGTCTTCAATGATCATGATGCTGGATCCATTGCATGTagtgattaatattttttaatgttgaTGGAGACCACCTTCAAATTAGTCACACTGCAATTTCAGAAAACACAAACCCATCACCTTATTAGGgtactaatattattgaaagagtaATGATATTATGCAAATTGGTTtaagtataatatatatatattttgtaaacatgaaTTTgtactatgtgatattgttctattaaaaatgtctattttcttcaaacttcaaaggtttcttgaagaaaaaatgttgCATTTGTACTACCTCGATCTCTAGCAATATTCTTCAGTAGGAAGTAAATGAGAAACTGCATTTTTCAATTGCCAATGAACAACAAATTTCCAGCATTGACATGGTCTATTAGATTTTGAAttctgtttaataattatttctagcaatattattgaaaattccaaTGAACCTTCAAATGATTAATAGTTTGCATATACGAGGGGGTTTGGGGCCACACTTGAAAGACAAATAAGTCGGTATTGAAGAGGTGCTAAGTATGCATAGAAGAGCGTGGAACCCACTTTGAGCACCTTTTGAAGTCTTTGAGGATTGGAAATCATTCAAGTAAACTTTTTATGTATCAAATGttgtttttgatttttgaattagtaatAGACATGTATTCCATTTTGTTGtgaattatttcataaaataatgcATATTTGTCAACTGACttatgggccactctgtatacaTGGTCGACATTCTGCGTGTTGTGTCGGCGAATAGTTGGTGTATAAACACCCTCTTGTGGTAAATGTAAATTAAAGAAaagagaattttcaaaaattaattttattataaaagtaATCAACAAACAGAGAATGAGTCAATGCTTTCCGAATTATCAAACATACACTTTATCCACACTTGAATGTTTCCAACAGCAGCATTTTCCATAATAGTGACATTTGTTGTAAAAGTCTTAACTGATATGATTCTCGATAAAATTTGGATCGTTATTGAATACTCATGTTTTGTAAAAGAGTGGAAATTGAGAGGTTTTTTCCAAgttataataatcttattgtGCTTCAGAAAATCACATTTAATATCGTAAACTGATCCTGGAAATAACCATTTGtctttcaaaaacaatgaaGAATTGGAGCTATTATTAAAGTTAAATAGATTTTCTTGCTGACTTTTGAGCTGCAATAGAGATTGAAAGAAACTATTGTCGACGACTGTATCTTGGAACATTCTATACAAGTATACGGGGTCATGACAACATTCAACTGCCGGTACCAGCTTTACAGCTTTGATGGCTGATTGTTGTTGGGGGTTTAAATGGTGCAGACCTCCCATCAGAGCTTCACTTCGGTTGGGATCAACTGAGTTGCTTTCTTGCACATTAATCCACGACAGATAGGAGAATGTTGTGCCTGGTAATTTAGCCAATGCCCTAATGGGTGAAACGTGCTCAGGCTGAATGCCAAAAGGAAACAACTCGAGTATCGCAGCACCTTCAGGTAGAAACAAAGAGAAAATCATCGCCGATCCATGCATTCCTACAAGTACCTTACAATTACGGATAGTTTCGAGAATGTTCTTAGTTTTATTTTGCATAGCATCTACGACTTTAACAGTAAAACCATTCTTAATGTTCGCATTTGATTCGTCAAAACTTTTTGAGATACTCTCAATTACataattttcattcaagattTTTCTACTAAGTTTACGGCTGATGAATACTGCATTGTTTGGTCGATAATAATTCGATCTCACAATATTAAATCCTTTGAGAATAAAATTCCTAAATTTCCTCAAGACGGGACCATTTAAAGATGATTCCAATATTGGCCCCTGTACCTTTTTAAAACCATACTGAAACCATAAACTTTCTCTCGACAAACCTGTATGTAGTTTTCTGAAGCACACAGATTCTTTCAATGCTTTAAGATTCAGTGGTGGCTCTGAAGAAAACAAATCATACCACTCTGCATGAGATTCGATACCTATATCATTATCAAGAAATGCTAATCTGTGAGTCTTTGTGCAGCTTTCAACATTGCCAGCACACATGAAATTATAAGTTACAAACAATGGAAAAATATCGTCATGTATTACATGCATTGTATTATCTGATTTGAATCGACTCATAATAAAAACagaattcttgataaattttgattttttcaagaTATCTCCACCAATGCTCATTACAATCTTCATATTGAAACCATTATGCCCGTCAACAGATGAGAAACTGATATTGTTCAAGTCTTCTTTTGACTTGAGCCCAAACACAGTTGATTGTTCTGCTagaaaaaacacaaattgaCCACCACTTTCTGATAGAAAACATACGTTGCTGAAGGTACAATATTTGTTTCCAGCTTTATCGTAATAACAATAAACTGATGAGAAATCGATtgtatttttgttaatattatgtAGAATTATATACAGTAGAAAGCTAGAGATCATCACGGTCAAAGACAATAATGTACGAAACATTTTTAATTAGAATCAGACTGCTGcttcataataattgatataatagTCTAAGAATAATGAATGTAAAGAGACACACAGTCGAGTAATTTAGAACTTCATAAATAATCAAGTGGAAGGCCTAGGTTGCGGACTGTATCCGATGCGGTCGTGGACAATTTCCtgttttatttttacagttGTATTGGTTGTTGCCCATGCTGGGCCCTGCTGGTTATTTCCAGATCTAATGTTTGTTTCAAACTCTCGCCTAATCGTATTGAACTCAGCCATATCGTCCAGGCGCAATTCGATTCGTGTTGGGCTCCTTCGTATCATACTGGAAACGACAATtatctgaaaaaatgaattatttattataaaatttatcataattctTGCGATACagtatagaaatttaatttattaattacaatggaAACATCAGGTAACAACCCAAATATGCCTccttaaaacaaaaataagcCTAAGGTAATATTCATTCACATCAAAAAcaacaaattactgaaactAATgtttgaaagagaaaaaaattacttggaaaatattttacaataaagagAAAGTGAAATGTAGTCCGGGAGCAAATGGACTAAAAAaggatgtctcaatttcttcttcAGGACTAGTATAAcaatgatgataagtcgaaatcacaggccaAACAACtcaaaacaagatggccgccaaaatgtTCAGGGTTTTCTTTTATTGCTTGTATTTTGATAACCGTTCATGATATT
The sequence above is drawn from the Nilaparvata lugens isolate BPH chromosome 2, ASM1435652v1, whole genome shotgun sequence genome and encodes:
- the LOC111043642 gene encoding protein O-linked-mannose beta-1,4-N-acetylglucosaminyltransferase 2, coding for MFRTLLSLTVMISSFLLYIILHNINKNTIDFSSVYCYYDKAGNKYCTFSNVCFLSESGGQFVFFLAEQSTVFGLKSKEDLNNISFSSVDGHNGFNMKIVMSIGGDILKKSKFIKNSVFIMSRFKSDNTMHVIHDDIFPLFVTYNFMCAGNVESCTKTHRLAFLDNDIGIESHAEWYDLFSSEPPLNLKALKESVCFRKLHTGLSRESLWFQYGFKKVQGPILESSLNGPVLRKFRNFILKGFNIVRSNYYRPNNAVFISRKLSRKILNENYVIESISKSFDESNANIKNGFTVKVVDAMQNKTKNILETIRNCKVLVGMHGSAMIFSLFLPEGAAILELFPFGIQPEHVSPIRALAKLPGTTFSYLSWINVQESNSVDPNRSEALMGGLHHLNPQQQSAIKAVKLVPAVECCHDPVYLYRMFQDTVVDNSFFQSLLQLKSQQENLFNFNNSSNSSLFLKDKWLFPGSVYDIKCDFLKHNKIIITWKKPLNFHSFTKHEYSITIQILSRIISVKTFTTNVTIMENAAVGNIQVWIKCMFDNSESIDSFSVC